From Myxococcus stipitatus, one genomic window encodes:
- a CDS encoding serine/threonine-protein kinase, translated as MSSIDPTAISRPRSPDLITGYRLEKLVGTGGMGEVHKATQLSLGRTVAVKLLNPELAKDPSFIARFQKEAAALAALSHPNIVSIVDKGKTETTYYLVMEFVDGPSLRELIRAPQLDIPGALRRMVEICRAIEYAHGRGVIHRDLKPENILLDQQAGGIAKVSDFGLASFLEDASPSSRFALTSTHVSMGTLSYMAPEQRVDAKSADARADIFSLGVILYEWLTGEVPLGTFDPPSQRKPGLDARLDTIVTKCLKPDPEDRYPSVAALIADLELLVPGSLTSLAPVKLTRTQRFKRGVMKAVHVALKGAAVLLVLAAMFVLGTAWWLSGRRERPMKPGAAIMTYLGEPETQMVPGREESRPERRSYTLGDGPDKQSLQVAGRPVVVDEKTQSLVFPWTDDERQVGRARVDVTRRDGDILAFTSQVLAEPPPQSWERRLRDMFSLFQPAPEPMVSMLLLGSQGRYVALVHTGQGQPLRLEWALGERRGAMLGTEAPKRQEPLALELAVDAEGRLEAFMGTGKDRRAIFEPLALGTGWVEQFGDAPAPALGCIGAVCTVSHIVYTLKQSPPGGTTAPLPPVAATPAPPKVAAAVPVKAVTPPKKAPPPPPKKAPPKPAPKNGKRR; from the coding sequence ATGTCCTCCATCGACCCGACGGCGATCAGCCGGCCCCGCTCCCCGGACCTCATCACCGGTTACCGCCTCGAGAAGCTCGTGGGCACCGGCGGCATGGGGGAGGTCCACAAGGCCACCCAGCTGTCGCTCGGCCGCACCGTGGCGGTGAAGCTGCTCAACCCGGAGCTGGCCAAGGACCCGTCCTTCATCGCCCGCTTCCAGAAGGAAGCCGCCGCGCTCGCCGCGCTGAGTCATCCGAACATCGTCTCCATCGTCGACAAGGGGAAGACGGAGACGACGTACTACCTGGTGATGGAGTTCGTGGATGGGCCGTCGCTGCGCGAGTTGATCCGCGCGCCGCAGCTGGACATCCCCGGCGCGCTGCGGCGGATGGTCGAGATCTGCCGGGCCATCGAGTACGCGCACGGCCGGGGCGTCATCCACCGGGACCTGAAGCCGGAGAACATCCTGCTGGATCAGCAGGCGGGCGGCATCGCCAAGGTGTCCGACTTCGGGCTCGCGTCGTTCCTCGAGGACGCCAGCCCCTCGTCGCGCTTCGCGCTCACCTCCACTCATGTGTCCATGGGCACGCTGTCGTACATGGCGCCCGAGCAGCGGGTGGACGCGAAGAGCGCGGACGCGCGCGCGGACATCTTCTCGCTGGGCGTCATCCTCTACGAGTGGCTGACGGGCGAGGTGCCGCTGGGCACGTTCGATCCCCCGTCGCAGCGCAAGCCGGGGTTGGACGCGCGGCTGGACACCATCGTCACCAAGTGCCTCAAGCCGGACCCGGAGGACCGCTACCCGTCGGTGGCGGCGCTCATCGCGGACCTGGAGCTGCTGGTCCCCGGCAGCCTGACGTCGCTGGCGCCGGTGAAGCTCACGCGGACGCAGCGCTTCAAGCGCGGCGTCATGAAGGCGGTGCACGTCGCGCTCAAGGGGGCGGCGGTGCTGCTGGTGCTGGCGGCGATGTTCGTGCTCGGCACGGCGTGGTGGCTGAGCGGACGCCGCGAGCGGCCGATGAAGCCGGGCGCGGCCATCATGACGTACCTGGGCGAGCCCGAGACGCAGATGGTACCCGGGCGCGAGGAGAGCCGTCCGGAGCGGCGCAGCTACACGCTGGGCGACGGCCCGGACAAACAGAGCCTCCAGGTCGCGGGCCGTCCGGTCGTCGTCGACGAGAAGACGCAGTCGCTCGTGTTCCCCTGGACGGACGACGAGCGCCAGGTGGGCCGCGCGCGCGTGGACGTCACCCGCCGCGACGGCGACATCCTCGCCTTCACCAGCCAGGTGCTGGCGGAGCCGCCGCCCCAGAGCTGGGAGCGCCGGCTGCGCGACATGTTCAGCCTGTTCCAGCCCGCCCCCGAGCCCATGGTGTCCATGCTGCTGTTGGGCAGCCAGGGCCGCTACGTGGCGCTGGTGCACACCGGCCAGGGGCAGCCGCTGCGCCTGGAGTGGGCGCTGGGCGAGCGGCGGGGCGCCATGCTGGGCACGGAGGCCCCCAAGCGGCAGGAGCCGCTGGCGCTGGAGCTGGCGGTGGATGCCGAGGGCCGGCTGGAGGCCTTCATGGGCACGGGCAAGGACCGGCGCGCCATCTTCGAGCCGCTGGCGCTGGGCACCGGCTGGGTGGAGCAGTTCGGCGACGCCCCCGCGCCCGCGTTGGGCTGCATCGGGGCGGTGTGCACCGTCAGCCACATCGTCTACACCCTGAAGCAGTCCCCGCCGGGGGGCACGACGGCGCCCCTGCCGCCGGTGGCGGCCACGCCGGCGCCGCCCAAGGTGGCCGCCGCGGTGCCCGTCAAGGCGGTGACGCCCCCCAAGAAGGCGCCGCCGCCGCCCCCCAAGAAGGCGCCGCCCAAGCCCGCCCCCAAGAACGGCAAGCGTCGCTAG
- a CDS encoding GAF domain-containing protein, translating to MVEAFTKVSEASKLLLDRGLGVSTAIETLGMVGHALGVDRAYIFENRVQQTYGRFITDLRYAWAEPPTASPLANPVLRAFSFRDFAPGWVDMLEAGMVVACPTRDAPPMMRDLLERQGTQSALLCPINPSRQQWWGVVVFEDCQRARAWKPEEVSLLKSLSRAVAAAVRHGQMRSSLDQVRTSLRAAVGRTPASGH from the coding sequence ATGGTGGAAGCCTTCACGAAGGTGTCGGAAGCCTCGAAGCTCCTGTTGGACCGGGGGTTGGGGGTCAGCACCGCCATCGAAACACTGGGGATGGTGGGCCACGCGCTCGGGGTTGATCGCGCCTACATCTTCGAGAACCGGGTCCAGCAGACCTACGGCCGCTTCATCACGGACCTGCGCTACGCCTGGGCGGAGCCGCCCACGGCGTCGCCGCTGGCCAACCCCGTGCTGCGCGCGTTCTCGTTCCGGGACTTCGCGCCGGGCTGGGTGGACATGCTGGAGGCGGGGATGGTGGTCGCGTGTCCCACGCGCGACGCGCCGCCCATGATGCGCGACCTGCTGGAGCGCCAGGGGACGCAGTCCGCGCTCCTGTGCCCCATCAACCCCTCGCGGCAGCAGTGGTGGGGGGTGGTGGTGTTCGAGGACTGCCAGCGGGCGCGGGCGTGGAAGCCGGAGGAGGTGTCGCTGCTCAAGTCCCTGTCGCGGGCGGTGGCGGCGGCGGTGCGGCACGGGCAGATGCGCTCGTCGCTGGACCAGGTGCGCACCAGCCTGCGCGCCGCGGTGGGCCGCACGCCCGCCTCGGGCCACTAG
- a CDS encoding ATP-binding protein, which translates to MVSTRTPIRGYRAGFFFVVALLSAVTGFTLWTEVRTGAEVDALVQEALNRSGLIGRIRIDALSLEAAIEAHIRATDDAEREAADAVMEEILADIRHASEAYTRNLPPGDKAMWERFNAASQGLAHQVRTAAVFSQRREADRARRHLAESIRPLATELDALGGELEEENSDAARRMLATLGDLRVRNMALGSGTTVLAMLLSLMVGWHITALLKKREATIQGQFEELGRHNQELDAFTRRVAHDLISPLAPLKGYLTLIRRTGAVKDAGALEMLAQCESSAVRMGELIEALLRFCRAGTRGEHTVGELDTAVTTVLLEVAQTAAAQSVALERALEPGVAVDCPGQLLQVTARNLLTNAVKYTAGRPEAKVSVRVATEGVDAVLEVVDNGIGMDATVQASLFQPFFRAPEVRALPGHGLGLATTRRVVEAHGGTLQVRSEPGKGTRVVVRFARVTRPVAGSSAGTVDSSGAPPLRKVAS; encoded by the coding sequence CTGGTGAGCACTCGCACGCCCATCCGCGGCTATCGGGCCGGCTTCTTCTTCGTGGTGGCCCTGCTGTCGGCCGTCACCGGCTTCACGTTGTGGACGGAGGTCCGCACCGGCGCGGAGGTGGACGCGCTCGTGCAGGAGGCGCTCAACCGCTCGGGGCTCATCGGCCGCATCCGCATCGACGCGCTGTCGCTGGAGGCCGCCATCGAGGCGCACATCCGCGCCACGGACGACGCGGAGCGCGAGGCGGCGGACGCGGTGATGGAGGAGATCCTCGCCGACATCCGCCACGCCTCGGAGGCATACACGCGCAACCTGCCGCCGGGCGACAAGGCGATGTGGGAGCGCTTCAACGCCGCCAGCCAGGGCCTGGCGCACCAGGTGCGCACGGCGGCGGTGTTCTCGCAGCGGCGCGAGGCGGACCGGGCGCGGCGCCACCTGGCGGAGAGCATCCGCCCCCTGGCCACGGAGCTGGACGCGCTGGGTGGGGAACTGGAGGAGGAGAATTCGGACGCGGCGCGCAGGATGCTGGCCACGCTGGGGGACCTGCGCGTGCGCAACATGGCGCTGGGGTCGGGCACCACGGTGCTGGCGATGCTCCTGTCCCTGATGGTGGGCTGGCACATCACCGCGCTGCTCAAGAAGCGCGAGGCCACGATTCAAGGGCAGTTCGAGGAGCTGGGGCGCCACAACCAGGAGCTGGACGCGTTCACGCGGCGCGTGGCGCACGACCTCATCAGCCCGCTGGCGCCGCTCAAGGGCTACCTCACGCTCATCCGCCGCACGGGCGCGGTGAAGGACGCGGGCGCGCTGGAGATGCTGGCGCAGTGCGAGTCCAGCGCGGTGCGCATGGGGGAGCTCATCGAGGCGCTGCTGCGCTTCTGCCGCGCAGGCACGCGCGGTGAGCACACGGTGGGCGAGCTGGACACGGCGGTGACGACGGTGCTGCTGGAGGTGGCGCAGACGGCGGCGGCGCAGAGCGTGGCGCTGGAGCGCGCGCTGGAGCCCGGCGTGGCGGTGGACTGCCCCGGGCAGCTGTTGCAGGTCACCGCGCGCAACCTGCTCACCAACGCGGTGAAGTACACGGCGGGGCGGCCGGAGGCGAAGGTGTCGGTGCGCGTGGCCACCGAGGGCGTCGACGCGGTGCTCGAGGTGGTGGACAACGGCATCGGCATGGACGCCACGGTGCAGGCCTCGTTGTTCCAGCCCTTCTTCCGGGCGCCGGAGGTGCGCGCGCTGCCGGGGCATGGGCTGGGGCTGGCCACCACCCGCCGCGTGGTGGAGGCCCATGGCGGGACGTTGCAGGTGCGCTCCGAGCCTGGCAAGGGGACGCGGGTGGTGGTGCGCTTTGCG